The DNA sequence TCAGGTGGTTCGGCACGATATCCTTCAGCTTTTCAAACCAGAAATCGGACATCTGGTTCAGCACCATGCCCTTGCCCGGAATCGGTTCATTCATCACGACGTCGAAGGCCGACAGGCGGTCGGTGGTCACGATCAGTATCTTGTCGTCGCCGACCGCATAGTTATCGCGTACTTTGCCGCGGCCGAGCAGCGGAAGCGACTTGATGGTGGATTGGTAAAGACTTTTCATAGAGGTCCCAGAAAGCTAAACCGGCGGGTGCGTTGAACACGCCGCCGGTTAGTTTAGTGCTTGTTTCTAATGCGTAATTTTACTGCACGATCTGCGCGAGTTCGCCTTTTTTGTACTTTTCGGCCATCTTTTCCAAGGTAATCGGCTTGATCTTCGCTGCCTGGCCTTCGCAGCCGAAAGCGATGAAACGGGACTTGCAGATCTGCTTGGCGGCTTCGCGCGCCGGCTTCAGGTAGTCGCGCGGATCGAACTTGGACGGATTCTCGAACAAAAAGCGACGGATCGCGCCGGTCATTGCCAGACGAATATCGGTGTCGATATTAATCTTGCGCACGCCGTGCTTGATGCCTTCCTGGATTTCCTCGACCGGCACGCCGTAGGTTTCCTTCATGTCGCCGCCGAACTGACGGATCTCGGCCAGCAATTCCTGCGGCACGGAAGACGAGCCGTGCATCACCAGGTGGGTGTTCGGGATGCGCGCGTGGATCTCCTTGATGCGCTCGATCGCGAGGATGTCGCCGGTCGGCTTGCGCGAGAACTTATAGGCGCCGTGCGAGGTGCCGATCGCGATCGCCAGTGCGTCGCACTGGGTCAGCTTGACGAAGTCTGCGGCTTGGTTGACGTCGGTCAGCAGCTGCTCGCGAGTCATCGTCCCTTCCGCGCCGTGGCCGTCTTCCTTGTCGCCCTTCATGGTTTCCAGCGAGCCGAGCACGCCCA is a window from the Noviherbaspirillum sp. UKPF54 genome containing:
- the fba gene encoding class II fructose-bisphosphate aldolase (catalyzes the reversible aldol condensation of dihydroxyacetonephosphate and glyceraldehyde 3-phosphate in the Calvin cycle, glycolysis, and/or gluconeogenesis), whose amino-acid sequence is MPLVSMRQLLDHAAENGYGLPAFNVNNLEQVTAIMQAADEVGAPVIMQASAGARKYAGEAFLRHLIEAAVEAYPHIPVVMHQDHGQSPAVCMAAIKSGFTSVMMDGSLMEDGKSVASYEYNVDVSREVVKFSHSIGVTVEAELGVLGSLETMKGDKEDGHGAEGTMTREQLLTDVNQAADFVKLTQCDALAIAIGTSHGAYKFSRKPTGDILAIERIKEIHARIPNTHLVMHGSSSVPQELLAEIRQFGGDMKETYGVPVEEIQEGIKHGVRKINIDTDIRLAMTGAIRRFLFENPSKFDPRDYLKPAREAAKQICKSRFIAFGCEGQAAKIKPITLEKMAEKYKKGELAQIVQ